The Argopecten irradians isolate NY chromosome 6, Ai_NY, whole genome shotgun sequence genome has a window encoding:
- the LOC138326343 gene encoding uncharacterized protein, with the protein MLMLMIASLVFQFGDLQSDMQWAFNMTQHMQNQSHQMLAMEQLLYCGSQRLCSIGIANNTTVGFSCCAPCSCDDTCIMSGSCCLDKALEEDSLDILSRKGSSCVLPQLKPFEENGVNTNQHFLMIGLCPTTFLDESVKIKCESDNISRNDVTDFIPVSSVKTNETYRYKHCAFCNWEKDKDLLYWQTSFACQGSGRVFPNKAEELFRYILNEDNCNLFYQPPDDVSPLQCMDQSLMYTTCNVTGLWREYNSDVEWACRHYDNTYEHNYQYYKNIFCYICNTNDTTIPSCFWDFSYSGESDRLIGIDGITGITSFAALFNFIEDPPAEERPDVIQLCDPNFQFDTYKNVCREITCSPPFLYNDGVCQNAFSRVASQKYEMFLRFNKSASYYTNCDICPRLTPVLIQEYLRSHLITKGYYQYTCGLNVLSFNDSCFLGKEDDAGYLIIHVELLINDFHDPMKVAKTFLNASAFHVESSSGPSLCVDFVPKVLGGTFYERETEYLTNVPKYRDPSTGDPMNFHSFYWLGQCPSRPWMSRLIPAFVCPHVNISLTGYNLTQYPNELCLDIPDTCFQPEDYILSEDMSSVLVCGNKYFSIHSTDPTISDQVSAAKVLVSFVFSCLSVLCLIITMVTYTLFPVLRTLPGLYTMALCATLIVAHTLFTFGGAAVNIKILCEVFGIIIHLTMLASVFLMNVCSVHMFRVFNHLERQYSLTGEEKRRHFVISIVYSYGASAIFVLGRIVYSVVTTGMSGYGIRICFINNTNALMLSFTLPVMALVLANIIMFIVVVIRVSRLPNMSNSSSRRHHQKRFLIYVKLSSLTGVAWLFGFIAEISNHEVFVYLFIILLAGQGVFIMLSFIFNKRVYKLYATYTKRGSSRTSSRTHAILDNSLSNYTTSSKTEHTTLPNIPNDINCPTIEDNGPIYSNTRL; encoded by the exons ATGTTGATGCTGATGATCGCTTCACTAGTGTTCCAGTTTGGCGACCTACAATCCGACATGCAGTGGGCGTTTAATATGACACAACACATGCAAAACCAGAGTCACCAGATGTTAGCAATGGAACAGTTGTTATACTGTGGTTCTCAGCGACTTTGCAGTATAGGAATCGCTAATAACACCACCGTCGGTTTTAGCTGTTGTGCGCCATGTTCCTGTGACGATACCTGTATCATGTCTGGGAGTTGTTGTCTAGATAAAGCTCTAGAAGAGGATAGCTTAGACATTCTGTCCCGCAAGGGAAGCTCTTGTGTTTTACCGCAACTTAAACCTTTCGAAGAAAATGGAGTTAATACAAATCAACATTTTCTGATGATTGGCCTTTGTCCGACCACGTTTCTTGACGAAAGCGTCAAAATAAAATGCGAAAGTGACAACATTTCACGAAATGATGTGACCGACTTTATCCCGGTGTCTTCTGTAAAAACAAACGAGACGTACCGTTATAAACACTGTGCATTCTGTAACTGGGAGAAAGACAAAGACTTATTATACTGGCAAACAAGCTTTGCCTGTCAAGGAAGTGGACGTGTGTTTCCAAATAAAGCCGAGGAATTGTTCCGTTACATTTTAAATGAAGATAATTGTAATCTATTTTACCAACCTCCGGATGATGTGTCTCCTCTTCAATGTATGGACCAAAGTTTAATGTATACGACGTGCAATGTTACTGGCCTGTGGAGGGAATACAACAGCGATGTCGAATGGGCGTGTAGGCACTACGATAATACGTATGAACACAATTATCAGTACTATAAGAACATTTtctgttatatttgtaatactAATGACACTACAATTCCATCCTGTTTCTGGGATTTCTCATACAGTGGTGAATCTGATAGACTAATAGGAATTGATGGTATAACAGGCATAACATCATTTGCAGCTTTGTTCAATTTTATTGAGGATCCCCCAGCTGAAGAAAGGCCGGATGTCATCCAATTATGTGATCCTAATTTTCAGTTTGATacatacaag AATGTTTGCCGTGAGATCACCTGTTCGCCGCCCTTTCTATACAACGATGGTGTGTGTCAGAATGCCTTCAGTCGTGTAGCCTCTCAAAAATACGAAATGTTCCTGAGGTTCAATAAATCGGCGTCCTACTATACAAATTGTGATATCTGTCCTCGTTTAACGCCTGTTCTGATCCAGGAATATTTGAGGTCACACTTGATTACAAAGGGCTATTATCAGTATACATGTGGGTTAAATGTGCTGTCTTTTAATGACAGCTGTTTCCTGGGGAAAGAGGATGATGCAGGATATCTTATTATTCACGTGGAGCTATTAATAAACGATTTCCACGACCCAATGAAAGTAGCAAAAACCTTTCTGAATGCATCTGCTTTCCATGTCGAATCCTCTTCAGGGCCTTCTCTCTGTGTTGACTTTGTCCCCAAAGTACTCGGCGGTACCTTTTACGAACGAGAAACGGAATATCTCACCAACGTCCCAAAGTACAGAGACCCGTCGACTGGAGATCCGATGAACTTTCATTCGTTCTATTGGCTCGGTCAGTGTCCTTCCAGACCATGGATGTCGAGATTAATACCAGCCTTCGTGTGTCCACATGTAAACATATCTCTGACTGGTTATAATCTAACACAATATCCCAATGAACTTTGTTTGGATATCCCTGATACATGTTTCCAACCCGAAGATTATATCTTATCTGAGGATATGTCTTCGGTACTAGTATgtggaaataaatatttttcaattcattCTACGGATCCCACCATTTCAGATCAAGTATCTGCTGCTAAGGTATTAGTTTCGTTTGTGTTTTCATGCCTGTCAGTCCTATGTCTTatcattaccatggtaacatacaCTCTATTTCCAGTTTTAAGGACACTTCCTGGACTATACACAATGGCGCTGTGTGCCACATTGATTGTCGCCCATACCTTGTTCACCTTTGGCGGTGCTGCAGTGAACATCAAAATCTTGTGCGAAGTTTTTGGAATAATAATCCATTTGACAATGCTAGCAAGTGTATTTCTAATGAACGTTTGCTCAGTACACATGTTCCGCGTATTTAATCATTTAGAAAGGCAATATTCTTTAACAGGTGAAGAAAAAAGACGCCATTTTGTAATATCCATTGTTTACAGTTACGGCGCTAGTGCAATATTCGTACTCGGACGCATTGTATACAGCGTCGTCACTACGGGCATGTCAGGATACGGAATCCGGATCTGCTTTATCAACAACACGAATGCGCTAATGCTAAGCTTTACATTACCGGTGATGGCACTTGTCCTGGCGAATATCATCATGTTCATTGTTGTAGTAATTAGGGTCAGTCGGCTACCTAATATGTCTAATTCATCGTCCCGTCGACATCACCAGAAACGATTTCTGATTTATGTCAAACTTTCTAGTCTTACAGGAGTGGCCTGGCTCTTTGGGTTTATAGCTGAAATTTCTAATCATGAGGTTTTCGTCTATCTGTTTATCATTCTGTTGGCTGGGCAAGGAGTGTTCATAATGCTgtcttttattttcaataaaaggGTTTACAAACTCTACGCTACATATACCAAAAGAGGAAGCAGTCGCACGTCTTCAAGGACTCATGCAATTCTAGACAATTCTTTGTCCAATTATACCACATCTTCGAAAACAGAACATACAACATTGCCAAATATTCCAAATGATATCAACTGTCCAACTATAGAAGATAATGGTCCAATTTATTCCAATACGAGACTGTAA
- the LOC138325674 gene encoding uncharacterized protein, whose product MQMLVLTLTSMYALILLNPARRQVSAFSTARMQWAFNMTQHIQNQSHQMLIMEQLVYCGSLYLCGSIDPNGTSSYCCAHCSCDDTCKIAGNCCLDKALEEDSVDILSRKGSSCVLPQLKPFEENGLNSDYRYQMVGLCHKTFLNETVKTKCESENFLSTNVPDLLPVTSVKTNETYINRYCANCNWEQDKDLIYWQTSFKCRSNFVFPHKPRELFNFIVNEDGCNMFYLPPDNVASFTCEVDRYMYKECNVTGAWQEFNSDVDWACRHYDNVYTHIHEYYKNVFCYICNAYFLTPPYCPMQPNPPSISTDELVSFAALFNFVDNSPKIQPSQIQNTCLIEQRFDMHKNVCREITCSPPFRYSDGVCKNAFSRVASQKYEMFLRFNKSSSYYTNCDTCPRLTPLLIREYVRSHLITMGYYGHTCGLNVLSFNKNCSQERDDTGYFVLHVEFFVREFHDPMEMARNLIDTSAFRFKSSKGASTCIELQPEVIGGRFYPPDAAEYNDYVYPSDRIYTDPYSGIQMILETDYESGYCPFKPWVSQLVTTFLCPHVNISSDDYNITINNYNRLCLDTPHRCFQPEEYILPDDLPYVLVCADKYFASEPPGYKVPKEDLGKVLVSFVSSCLSVLCLIITMVTYTLFPVLRTLPGLYTMALCATLIVAHTLFTFGAGAVNIKILCEVFGIVIHLTMLASVFLMNVCSIHMFRVFNHLDRQYVLTVEEKRRHFVISLVYSYGASAVFVLGRIVYSVVTTGMLGYGIRICFINNTNALLFSFTLPVMVLVLANIVMFIMVVIKVSRLPNMSTSSSCRHQQKRFLVYVKLSSLTGVAWLFGFIAEISNQDVFVYLFIILLAGQGVFIMLSFICNKRVYNLYAAYKERSSSQTTSTDHTILSNSSKSRIPHTKETASSKVDHDLQNLHVRQTPNFESSTKL is encoded by the exons ATGCAAATGTTGGTGCTGACGTTGACTTCTATGTATGCTTTGATATTGCTAAACCCTGCTAGAAGACAAGTCAGCGCGTTCTCCACAGCCAGGATGCAATGGGCTTTCAATATGACACAACACATTCAAAATCAGAGCCACCAGATGTTGATCATGGAACAATTGGTATACTGTGGTTCTCTGTATCTATGTGGTTCAATAGACCCCAATGGAACTAGCAGCTATTGTTGTGCGCATTGTTCATGTGATGACACCTGCAAAATAGCTGGGAACTGCTGTCTAGATAAAGCACTAGAAGAGGATAGCGTAGACATTTTGTCCCGCAAGGGAAGCTCTTGTGTGTTACCGCAACTTAAACCTTTCGAAGAAAATGGGCTTAACTCAGATTACCGTTATCAGATGGTAGGTCTTTGTCACAAAACGTTTCTAAACGAAACTGTAAAGACAAAGTGTGAAAGTGAAAACTTTTTGTCAACAAATGTGCCAGACTTACTACCAGTAACGTCTGTGAAAACAAACGAGACATATATCAATAGGTACTGTGCAAATTGCAACTGGGAACAAGACAAAGACTTAATATACTGGCAAACAAGTTTTAAATGTCGTAGTAATTTTGTGTTTCCACATAAACCCAGAGAGTTATTTAACTTCATTGTGAATGAAGATGGATGCAATATGTTTTACCTACCGCCAGATAATGTGGCTTCTTTTACCTGTGAAGTCGACCGTTATATGTATAAGGAATGTAACGTTACTGGTGCCTGGCAGGAATTTAACAGTGATGTAGATTGGGCTTGTAGACACTATGATAATGTCTATACTCACATCCATGAATATTATAAGAATGTTTTCTGTTACATTTGCAATGCTTATTTCTTAACACCACCATATTGTCCAATGCAACCTAACCCACCCTCAATTTCCACGGATGAATTAGTATCTTTTGCAGCACTGTTCAATTTCGTCGACAATTCTCCGAAAATTCAACCTTCGCAAATACAAAACACATGCTTGATAGAACAACGATTTGATATGCACAAG AATGTTTGCCGTGAGATCACCTGTTCGCCACCTTTTAGATACAGCGATGGTGTTTGTAAGAATGCCTTCAGTCGTGTAGCCTCTCAAAAATACGAAATGTTCCTGAGATTCAATAAATCGTCGTCCTATTATACAAATTGTGATACCTGTCCTCGCCTCACTCCTCTTTTGATTCGGGAATATGTGAGGTCACACCTGATCACTATGGGGTATTATGGGCATACATGTGGATTAAATGTGTTATCGTTCAACAAAAACTGTTCTCAGGAGAGAGACGATACAGGATATTTTGTTCTTCATGTGGAATTCTTTGTACGTGAATTTCACGACCCAATGGAAATGGCTAGAAATTTAATAGATACGTCTGCTTTCCGATTTAAGTCAAGTAAAGGAGCATCTACTTGTATTGAACTTCAACCAGAAGTGATTGGGGGTAGATTTTATCCACCAGACGCTGCTGAATACAACGACTATGTCTATCCAAGCGACAGGATCTATACCGATCCGTATAGTGGGATTCAGATGATACTTGAGACTGATTATGAATCTGGGTATTGTCCCTTTAAACCATGGGTATCGCAACTGGTAACTACATTTTTGTGCCCACACGTTAATATATCATCCGACGAttacaatataacaattaacAATTATAACAGGCTGTGTCTTGATACTCCTCATAGATGTTTTCAGCCAGAGGAATACATATTACCAGACGACCTGCCGTATGTTTTGGTATGTGCAGACAAATATTTTGCATCTGAGCCACCGGGTTACAAAGTTCCAAAAGAAGATTTAGGAAAAGTTTTGGTTTCCTTTGTTTCTTCATGTTTGTCAGTCCTATGTCTTatcattaccatggtaacatataCTCTATTTCCTGTGTTAAGGACACTTCCTGGACTCTACACAATGGCGCTGTGTGCCACATTAATTGTCGCCCATACCCTGTTCACCTTTGGGGCTGGTGCAGTGAATATCAAAATCTTGTGCGAAGTTTTTGGAATAGTCATCCATTTGACAATGCTAGCAAGTGTATTTCTGATGAACGTTTGTTCAATTCACATGTTTCGCGTATTTAATCATTTAGACAGGCAGTACGTTTTGACAGTTGAAGAAAAAAGACGCCATTTTGTAATATCCCTCGTTTACAGTTACGGTGCTAGTGCAGTATTCGTACTCGGACGCATTGTATACAGCGTCGTCACTACCGGCATGTTAGGATACGGAATCCGGATCTGTTTTATCAACAACACGAATGCGCTCttgtttagttttacattacCGGTGATGGTACTTGTCCTGGCGAATATTGTCATGTTCATTATGGTCGTAATTAAGGTCAGTCGACTTCCTAATATGTCTACGTCTTCATCGTGTCGTCATCAGCAGAAACGATTTTTGGTTTATGTTAAACTCTCTAGTCTGACAGGTGTAGCCTGGCTGTTTGGGTTTATTGCTGAAATTTCTAATCAAGATGTTTTCGTCTATCTATTTATCATTTTGCTGGCTGGACAAGGTGTATTCATCATGCTGTcttttatatgtaataaaagGGTTTATAATCTCTATGCTGCATACAAAGAAAGAAGCAGTAGTCAAACGACATCGACTGACCACACGATCCTGTCCAACAGCTCGAAGTCCCGTATACCTCATACCAAGGAAACAGCTTCATCCAAAGTTGATCATGACCTTCAAAACCTTCATGTCCGACAAACCCCCAACTTTGAATCCAGCACGAAACTCTGA